The genome window AGGGCGATGGGGACGGAGAGGGATGCTGAAAATTTGTTTTTGATGTAGGCAACGCCTGGTTCGCCGGAAATCACGTATCCCGGACGGCGGTAACCCTTGCTGCTGCCGATCAGGTCGCTAGATGGAACGCCTTCTGCGCGACCGCCTAGTAATACAGAAAATCCACCACCTAATGACTGGCTTACACCAAGGCGGGCTGCAAATTGGTCTACGGCGGCGAAATAGCCTACGATGGGGTCGATAGTTGCCGATTGCGGGTTCCGGTTGACGCCGTTATGCTCTTTGGGATTGGACAAATAGAAACCGTTGAAATATAGCGCCGTCCGGGGCGTAAAGGAAAGGTATCCCTGCGTTTCCAGAAAGAATCCGACAGCGCCGTCGCCAAGCTGAATCGACTGATCCACCGGTTTTACGATCGTGTAATCATTGCCTTCCTTGTCCAGTTTGTGAAATTCACCTTCCACCGCCTTATCGCCAGTTGGAAGTTTAATGCCACCGCCGATGGCAACATTGAATTTCGGCATCTTCATGGGATCACGTAGCCAGTAACTTGTAGAAATTCTCAAATCACCAATTCCTTTGGAGCTTGTATGAAAGCGTTTTTGCTCCGGATTCGCAGTAATGGCATTTCCATAATGTTCGTATAGCGACGAGCGGTCATTGTGCTGAACAGGCAATGTTACCGAAATAGACCAACGCATATTAGGCTGATAAGTAAGTCCTAAATCCAGTGCATGCGCCACATTGATCACCTCCGTTCCCTGCTCCACGCGCTCCTTCTCTTCATGGTCGCCGCGGAAATGTTTGTATGACCTGAAAAAGCGATATCCGGCATTTACCTGGAATTTACCGTTTTGTTGTTTAAAGAAATCCGCAGAAGTCGCGCCGGCATGGCTCATGCCGCGAATAGCCACACAGCCTTGGGCGAAAATATCATTTGTAAATTGCGTGATCAAAAGGCACACCGTAAACAGGAGTGTAAATATATTTTTCATTGTCTTAGATTTTTGAAATATAAAATGGAACATAGCAGCAGCAATTCCCAAATAGGAAGCTGAGCCACAGTTATTTATAAAGTCCTTAAAAACTAAGACAATTCAGGCGGAGGCGATTCGGCCAGACGGGGGGAAGATGGTAATAAAGCGAAATAGTCGGGGAAAGAAACGGAATTGGTCAGCTGATAACATTCAAAGGCCAGCTGTGAGCGCGTTTCAATGGGCAAATAACTTTTGACCAGGTCATTAAGTAGTTTCAGCGCTCGCTTAGAGGGTGATTTTTTAGCCAGATCACTTTCCGGCAAATCATTCATACTGCCCGCTAGCTCAAAGAACCGTTCACGCGCCGAGGCGTTGGACTGGAGTGTGACGAACAGGGTATCGTTCTCGATTTTTTGATGAACAACATTGTAAAATTCACCATCTTTTTTGATCAGACCGGCCGTTCCATCTTCGTTTTCCCAGGAAGTCGTATAAGGAAGAGACGGCGCAGGAATGGCCAAAACTTCGTGTTTTAAAGCAATTTCGGACTTTTCGGCAGTTTCAAATTCCCTATCAAAACATAGCACGGCAACAGCTAGTCCAAACGTGTTGTACAAGAGTAAACCCAGAAGCGCTATGGATAGAAGTCTTTTCAAAAAATCTAAATTTTTCCAAAAATAGTATAGTATTTACGATTTATCTATATACGCTGATATTAAAAAATGGTTTGTGGGTGTAAACGCAGCCTGTCATTGTATGTAACATTAAAATGTATATTTGGGTACAATTTGCCCTACACGAGTTTATGCTTTTAGAGAATTTCTACGAGTCTTTTAGTTCCTGGTTTGCAGCGAAATTATCGGACAAAAACTGGTTGTTGAAACTGGCGCTTTTGTCTGTCCTGATTTCTCTTTTTCTCGCATTTCCGCCTTATTCGCTGCTTGTCTCACATCTGAAAACCAATGGTGCAAAACTTGATGCATGGGTTTTTATCCAAAATCAGGCACAAGATCTTTTTCATCCGAAAGACATGGACTACGATGTCCGCCGTGAAAATATGATCCTGAGATGGACATTGCCGTTCCTGTCATTCCTTACCAATCATAATGTAGTCCTGATCCTGATGGCGCAGGCGTTATGCGGTGTATTATTTCTTCATAATATTGGCAAGTATATTTTTAAGGTTTCGGGGGACAAAGTCATCACCGGTTTTTTTGTCCTTGCCATTGCAAATATCTTCGTCAGTGTCTGGACATTCGCAGACATTCACGGCTACGGTGATGGTTTTGCCTACTTTTTCCTGCTGACAGCATTGCTCAGCCGTAACCCTTTCGTCATTTTTATTTCATTACAAATCGCCTTTTTTACAGACGAGCGAGCGGTTGTCGCGGGCGGTTATCTGCTGCTTTGGTGGATTGTTGTAAAAGCTTACGAAAAGAACGATTTCAGCCTTTCAGGGATGATTAAGGCCGGATTGCTGGGCGAGAGTGTTGTTGTATGGATCGCCTGGATCTGCTATTTCGGAGTCCGGAATTATGTTCTGGCCACCTACTTTCCCAATCACAGCTATTCAACCATCGGAACGCCCGTTTTGTTTGCCAGCGCACACCGGAACGGGCTTGGCAGCAGCATCTGGTCGGCTTTTGAAGGGACTTGGCTGTTAATGGGAAGTGCTTTGCTGGCGTTATTCCTTACCAGGCGTTACTGGCTGATCGGCGCATTGTTTATTGGCTTTTCAATCCTCTTAGCAACAGGCATTTACGTACATGATATCGACCGGGCGCTTTCCTATGGTTTCCCTTTTATACTTGCCGCATTTTTCATTTTGTATAAAACGGCGTCCCTATCGTCATTGAAGCTTATACTTTTTTTTACAATGCTCATTTGTGTCGGGCATCCGCAGGTTTTTTATATGGGTTATAACAAGATTTTATGGCTGGAACCACTTCCTATGAAGTTATTCATGCTGTTGGATCAAACGATGTCCTGGAATCTATTTCGCTGAAAATTATAAAACGCTCTTACCCGTAAATCTATTTATGCCACAATTAGTTGAGTTAAACACTTTCAATACCGGTGCAGGCAATCTGACGGTCTTTGAAAAGATCATCCCGGGCACAATCAAACGTGTATTTTACATTTATGGAGCCGGGGAAACCCAGCGTGGCGGGCACAGGCATCACAAAACATGGAATGCGCTGATCTGCATTCACGGAAGCTGTCGGGTGTATTCCAATGATGGAGAAAAAGAGGAGTATTTCGATCTCGATAACCCTGCATCCTGCCTCATTCTGGAACCCAAAGACTGGCACATTATGGACTCATTTACGCAAGACGCCATCCTGCTGGTGCTTTCCAACGAGTACTACGACGTTGCCGACTACATTGACGAACCATATTTGCAGAAACACACCGTATCGCAATGATCCCTTTCCTGGATTTGAACGAGGTTAATGCACCTTACCTTGATGCCATTGAAGAAGCCTCGCTGCGCGTAATCCGGTCGGGCTGGTATATTCTGGGAAATGAGCTGAAAGCTTTTGAGAGATCATTTGCAAGTTATTGTGGCGTAGCACATTGTGTGGGCGTAGCCAATGGCCTTGATGCCATTAGTTTGATTCTCATGGCTTACGAATTTCCCGGGGAGAGCGAGATAATTATTCCCGCAAACACCTATATCGCATCGGTTTTACCGGTCGCTTATTTAGGGTTTAAACCCATATTTGTGGAGCCGGATCCGGTTACTATGCTTTTGGATCCTGATAAAATTGCTGAAAAGGTTACCTCAAAAACCAGGGCGATCATTGCAGTAGATCTTTACGGGCGCATTTGCGAAATGGAACCGATCATGGCGCTTGCCCGAATGCATGGCCTGAAAGTAATTACCGACGCCGCCCAGGCCCACGGTGCGATCTATCAAAATAAAAAAGCCGGCAGCATGGCCGATGCGACAGCATTCAGTTTTTATCCTACTAAAAATCTGGGTGCCCTTGGTGACGCGGGTGCTGTTACAACGGAAGACGAAGCGCTGGCTGAAAAGATCCGATATCTGCGTAATTACGGGTCGCAGGTCCGGTATAAAAATGATTATCAGGGTGTTAATAGCCGGCTGGATGAAATTCAGGCTGCGGTATTAAATGTCAAACTTCCCTTTCTCGACGCGGAAAATGCTCGGAGAAGAGAGATTGCAGCGCGTTATTTAAGTGAAATCAATGTAACGGATTTAATTTTACCGCCAGCTGACCGCATTCAGGATGATGCGTGGCATTTGTTTGTGGTCAGACATGCGGATCGCTCCAAATTTATCGCATATCTGGATGCTAATGGCATTCAAACCAATGTGCATTATCCTTTGCCCATCCACAAGCAGCAGGCTTTTTCGGAATATAACGATTTGATATTGCCGATAACGGAAAGAATTCACAACGAAGTGATTAGTTTGCCATTAAATGCGGTGCTAACGAACGAGGAGGTTACTTATATCATTCAAACCGTTAATCAATTCGATTATCAGCAATGAAATTATCCGTTGTCATTCCGGTATATAACAGCGAAAAAACGATCGGGCCGCTCGTGGAAACTTTGCAGACCGCATTGGCGGAGGTCAGTTTTGAAATAGTGATGGTAAATGACGGCAGCAGGGATGGCTCGGAAAAAGTCTGCAAGCAACTGGCCGAGCATTATGCCAATGTCCGTTTCATCTCGCTGCGCCGGAATTACGGCGAATTCAATGCGGTCATTTGCGGCCTGAACTGGGCATACGGCGATTATTGCGTCATGATCGACGATGATTTTCAGAACCCGCCGGAAGAGATTTTGAAACTGATAAAGGTGGCCGAAAACGATGGTAATGATGTGGTTTACACTTATTATTCCAAAAAAGAACATTCAGTAGGGCGTAATCTGGGAAGCAAGCTGGTCAACTGGCTCACGAGTTATCTGCTGAACAAACCAAAGGACCTTTACTTGTCGAGTTTCAAGCTGATCCGTCAGGAGGTTGTGCAGGAAATTACGAAATACAAAGGCCCTTACCCATACATTGACGGGCTCATTTTCAGGATCACGCGCAACATCGGAACCGTTCAGGTTACCCACTTAAAGCGGGAAGAGGGAGCCTCCAATTATACCTGGCAGAAGCTTATTTCCTTGTTTCTCAATATCTTATTTTGCTATTCTTCTCTCCCTATCCGCATATTTTTGCCCATCGGTCTGGGTTTGTCCCTGTTCGGATTTCTGCTGCTTTGCTATCTTACCGTACAATGGGTGATGGGGCCTGATCCAAAAGGCTGGCAAGTCGTCACCGCGACATTAATCTCCATCGGCGGCATTCAATGCACATTACTGAGTGTTTTAGGAGAGTATATCGGTAAAAGTTTTATGGCGCAGAGCGGTCAGCCTCAATATGTTATAAAATACAATAGCGCGGAGGCCATATGATCGATAACAGACTCGAGTACCAGCGCATGTATGAGGTGGAGCGGATGCTATGGTGGTATCAGGTGCTGCACGAAAAGGTTTTAAATGCGATTAAAGCGCATTTCGGCATTGGTAAGCATAACCTTAAAATACTCGATGCTGCGTGCGGAACAGGCGGTTTATTGTCATTTTTGACAGACGCCGGATATGCTGATCTCGCCGGATTTGACTACTCGCAGCACGCCATTGATTTTTCCCGGGAGCGAAATCTGAATGTTGGTTTCGGCGATTTAAAGAACGTCAATGCGTTTCAACCGGGCGAGACGTTTGACCTGATTTCCTGCAACGATGCGCTTTATTTCCTAACCGATGAAGAAATCATTCAGGCGTTAGCAGGATTCAAAAGAAAGCTTAACAAAAATGGTCTGATCATTATTAACATTCATGCGTTTGAAGCCTTTTCCGGCACACATGACTTGGCCGTTGGGAGTTTCAGGAGGTTTAAGCTGGAACAATTTATACATTATGCAAAAGCCTCGGGATTAGTCATCAAGCACAACACTTACTGGCCCTTCGCATTGTCGCTGCCCATTTTAGCTGTCCGGCAATGGCAAAATTACCAGATCCGCAAGCAGAAGATTAATACGGAACATTTGGATTCGGACGTGAAATTTCCTGGTAAACTGGTCAATTCCATTTTAAAAGGCATCACCAAAACCGAGCAGTTACTGATCCCGAGAGCGCCATTTGGCAGCTCTTTGTTTATGACATTGGTTTGCAAAGATTAGCATCGCACTGGCTATTTTTTGGAGAAACCTGCATTATTGATCTTTTCAAACAGATCTTTCACTTCACCGATCCGCGTAGCGCCGTTCATTTCGAAATAGAGAAAGGTTTCCAGATCGCCGCGATGCATCGCCTGGTTCATATCGCCGCTTTGTGACTTATGCGCTGCCTTAACCCAGTCCGCTACGATCATATAACTGTGTTTTTTATCTTCCCCAAAACCGTAAGTCCGGTCAAATTCGAAAATCGGGGCTGTTAAGCTGATCGCTGTTTCGGGATAACCATCCAGCCGGGTGAATTTAGAAATAGTGCCTTTGTTTTGCGTTTGCCCGCCCAATACAATGGGTTTTTTATCACCTTTAAAGCGCTGAACAGCCCTTATAGCGCTGATTGAGGCCGTTTTATGATGGGCGTGCTGGCCCTCATTTGGAACCAGGCAAAAGACATAGTCATAATTTCCTTTCGCCAGAATTTCATCAAGGCGACTTTCTACATATTTAATGTTCCAGTTTTTCCCTTCCAGATAGGGCTTTTCGTTGCGGTTGTAATAATCATCAAGCTGGTCCAGGAAGAAAAAGTTGCCAATGCCCAGCACTTCGCCGGCAGCCAGGATTTCCTTTTTTCGGATCAAAGGCAGATGTTTCCTGCCAACGACAGAATCCACCAGGCTCATGCCATAATAGGACGATGCCACGAGCCCGTTATAACCGCCTGATGCATCCGTAATTAAGGCAAGGTCGGCCGACCCTTTCAGTTCGTGCGTAATTTTGAAAATGGTCACTGGGAATGTTGTCTCGTCATCAGGATGTGCCGTAACAATCAATACGCGAGGACTTTGTGCGTGTGCGGCAATGGTAATGATGAAGAAAATGAAAAGATAAATGTTTTTCATGCGGACGATTTCTTAAAGTGAAGTGTTATCAGGATAATTTACAAAATTTACATGACATGGATTTACAACTGAAAGGGAAAACGGCATTTATCAGCGGTTCTACCCAGGGAATAGGCTTTGCAATTGCTCAAAATTTATTGAAAGAAGGGGCTAATGTCGTGATCAACGGCAGAACACAATCGAAAGTAGCGGAGGCTGTTCAGCGCCTGCAAGAAAATAATCCATCCGGCGCTGTTTCTGGTTTGGCAGCCGATTTTTCCAAAGTAGAAGAAGTGAATGCGTTGCTGGAAAACCTTCCTGAAATTGATATACTGATCAACAATGCCGGAATATTTGAGCCTCAGGCATTTACAGACATTACGGATGCGGATTGGTTCAAGTTTTTTGAAGTGAATGTGCTCAGCGGTGTGCGCTTATCCCGTCACTATTTTCCAAAAATGATCGCGAAGGATTGGGGCCGTATCATCTTCATTTCCAGCGAATCGGCAGTGAACATCCCCGAAGAAATGATCCATTACGGCATGACCAAAACGGCTCAGCTGGCTGTAAGCAGGGGATTGGCCGAATTGACAAAGGGCACAAATGTTACGGTTAATTCCGTGTTGCCGGGGCCAACGAAATCGGAAGGCGTTGCTGAATTTGTCAAACAGCTGGGTGCTGCAAATAACGTCTCAACAGAACAAGCAGAAACGGATTTCTTTAAGGATGCGCGGCCTACTTCGTTGCTACAACGCTTTGCGTCGGTTGAAGAAATCGCGAACCTGGTTACTTATGTGGCTAGTCCGCTGTCTTCCGGCACCAATGGCTCGGCGTTGAAAGTGGATGGTGGCGTTGCTAAGTTTATTATCTAGTGGATTGACTTTCATGGTGTTGCATGTATTTGGCTAAAAATGGTTTATTTTGGAACAATCGTTCTGTAATAATTGTCTGTTAATTATGGCACGTACCAAAGCATTTGAACCCATAGAGCGGCTGGAAAGAGCAAAGGATATTTTTTGGCAAAAAGGATATCAGGCAACCTCCATGCAGGATCTTGTAGACACCATGGGCCTGAACCGAGGCAGCATTTATGACACTTATGGCGACAAGCACAGCTTGTTTTTAATGTGTCTGAAAAGCTATTCGGACGGCATGCTGAATGATTACTTGCAGGCAACCGACGCTGCAAAGTCTCCTGTTAAAGCGATTGAAAAAATCATTAAAAGAGCTGCCGCCAGGACCATCGAGGAAGGAAAAACTTGCATGGGCGTGAAATCGGCCTTTGAGCTTGCTTCGGATGACGAAGAAGTGCATGCGATATTAAAAGAAAATACGGGCAGCGTTGTGAACGTGCTCAAAGACCTGATCAGAAAGGCGCAAAAAGCAGATGAGATTAATGCGAAAAGAGATCCTGCCGTGCTGGCCAATTTTATCGTTTCCAATTTTACGGGATTCTGGCAACTGTTTCTCGTATATGGGGATCCGGAAATGTTGAAACAGCAGGCCGACTTTCTGATCAGGTCAATAAAAAAGTAAGATCAATGCCGATTATGGAACAACCGTTCCGTAATTATTTTTGAACAGATAGCCATGTTAGATACTATTAAAGAGACAACTTATAAATCGAGCTCTATAAAAATCAGCAAGCAGGGAAGTCCTTCCGTGCTTACATACAGCAAAGATATACTGGATCAGCCCGGGCCGGGCGAGGTGCTGCTCAGGCAGGCCGCTATCGGATTGAACTTCGTGGATACATATTTCAGAAGCGGCATGTTTCCTGTTAAATCGTTCCCTTATGTGCCTGGAGTTGAGGCTGCCGGGGTTATAGAAGCAATCGGGCCGTGGGTTACTGATTTCAAAGTCGGTGATCGTGTGGCTTATCATTTTATCCCGGGCGCTTATGCCGAAATGCGCATGATAGGGACGCACCAGCTTGTGCATGTTCCCGATGATGTGAGCCTGGAAGAAGCCGCTGCCATTATGGTGAAGGGATTTACAGCCAGAATGTTGGTAAAAGAATCTTTCAAAGTCAAACGTGGCGATGTAGTGCTTGTACACGCTGCTGCGGGCGGCGTAGGGTCACTTGTTGCCGGCTGGGCCAAAGCGCTGGGTGCGACGGTGATCGGAACGGTGGGTTCGGAAGGAAAAAAGCAGACGGCGCTTGACAATGGTGCAGATCATGTTTTTCTGGTGGGCTGTGAGGGTTTTGCGAAATCGGTTTTGGGAATTACAGATGGCAAGGGAGTAGATGTGGTGTATGACGGTGTTGGCAAGGACACATTTTCTGAATCTGTGGGGATTGTGAAAAAAGGCGGAAAAATCGTTTTGTACGGGTCATCGTCGGGCCAGCCCGAACACATTGATCACGCAGCATTACGCGCAAAGTCGATTGCTATGCTTACACCGGTGCTGAATGCTTACATTTCGGATTACGATAGTTTGCATTTGTTTGCCAGCGATACATTCTCAGCATTGCAAGCGGGGATATTTGGCAAAATAAACATTACAAAATATCCGCTTTCGGAGGCAGCGCAGGCACATAGCGACATTGAATCGCGCAAAACGACAGGGTCCGTGATAATGATCCCGTAGTCACTAGGAAGCCGTTTTTATTGTTGAAACCTTTTCCCAAACTATGCCGGTGAGCATGCCAAAAATACTGGCAAGCAGGCCGAAGATCAGCGGCGGATATGCTGTTTCCATGTATGCGCAAACCAGCCATGCGGCCAGGCCTGCGAGCATTGACAAAATGCAACCCAACTGATTCGTGGCTTTCCAGTAAAGGCCTGCTGCTAGCGGAACAAACAGCGATACCAGGCTGAAAGCGGAGGATTCTGCAACCAGTTCAAAAATGCTGTCGCCCCGAACGGCCATCACAATACATATGCCCGTAATCACCACAATACCACAGCGAATGATGCGGAGCAATTGCTGGTCGGTTAATGTTGGGTTGAAAAATTTGAAAATATTCTCTCCCAAAACGGCTGCCGGGGCCATAATCGCGCTGCTCGTCGTGCTGAGGATCGCAGAAACCAATGCACCGAAAAACACAATTTGCAAAGGCAGTCCCATATGCTTTAAAATCATATTAGGAATGATCAGCTGCCCGTCATTGTCCGATTCGGGGTAAAGGTGATGGCCGCATAAGCCTATAAACAGGGGAAGCAATGCCACTGTCAGGTACATGAGCGATGACGATAATGTTGCTTTGACCGAAACATTAGCGGATTTTGCAGACATAACCCTTTGAAAAACATCTTGTTGTGGGATTGATCCCAGTCCGATCGTGATCCAGGCAGCGAAATATTCTACGGACGCCTTGAATGTAAAATCCGGGTAAAACTTAAAAAAACCTGGCGGTGCAGATTCAATCAGCGGCGTAAAACCACCGACTTTATTGTAAAGAACGGTTGCCACAATGGCGAGGCCGACGATGATCATAATCGTTTGCACAAAATCCGTAATGGAGATCGACCACATTCCGCC of Dyadobacter chenhuakuii contains these proteins:
- a CDS encoding sugar 3,4-ketoisomerase; this translates as MPQLVELNTFNTGAGNLTVFEKIIPGTIKRVFYIYGAGETQRGGHRHHKTWNALICIHGSCRVYSNDGEKEEYFDLDNPASCLILEPKDWHIMDSFTQDAILLVLSNEYYDVADYIDEPYLQKHTVSQ
- a CDS encoding DegT/DnrJ/EryC1/StrS family aminotransferase, whose amino-acid sequence is MIPFLDLNEVNAPYLDAIEEASLRVIRSGWYILGNELKAFERSFASYCGVAHCVGVANGLDAISLILMAYEFPGESEIIIPANTYIASVLPVAYLGFKPIFVEPDPVTMLLDPDKIAEKVTSKTRAIIAVDLYGRICEMEPIMALARMHGLKVITDAAQAHGAIYQNKKAGSMADATAFSFYPTKNLGALGDAGAVTTEDEALAEKIRYLRNYGSQVRYKNDYQGVNSRLDEIQAAVLNVKLPFLDAENARRREIAARYLSEINVTDLILPPADRIQDDAWHLFVVRHADRSKFIAYLDANGIQTNVHYPLPIHKQQAFSEYNDLILPITERIHNEVISLPLNAVLTNEEVTYIIQTVNQFDYQQ
- a CDS encoding glycosyltransferase family 2 protein, with translation MKLSVVIPVYNSEKTIGPLVETLQTALAEVSFEIVMVNDGSRDGSEKVCKQLAEHYANVRFISLRRNYGEFNAVICGLNWAYGDYCVMIDDDFQNPPEEILKLIKVAENDGNDVVYTYYSKKEHSVGRNLGSKLVNWLTSYLLNKPKDLYLSSFKLIRQEVVQEITKYKGPYPYIDGLIFRITRNIGTVQVTHLKREEGASNYTWQKLISLFLNILFCYSSLPIRIFLPIGLGLSLFGFLLLCYLTVQWVMGPDPKGWQVVTATLISIGGIQCTLLSVLGEYIGKSFMAQSGQPQYVIKYNSAEAI
- a CDS encoding class I SAM-dependent DNA methyltransferase — encoded protein: MIDNRLEYQRMYEVERMLWWYQVLHEKVLNAIKAHFGIGKHNLKILDAACGTGGLLSFLTDAGYADLAGFDYSQHAIDFSRERNLNVGFGDLKNVNAFQPGETFDLISCNDALYFLTDEEIIQALAGFKRKLNKNGLIIINIHAFEAFSGTHDLAVGSFRRFKLEQFIHYAKASGLVIKHNTYWPFALSLPILAVRQWQNYQIRKQKINTEHLDSDVKFPGKLVNSILKGITKTEQLLIPRAPFGSSLFMTLVCKD
- a CDS encoding PIG-L family deacetylase codes for the protein MKNIYLFIFFIITIAAHAQSPRVLIVTAHPDDETTFPVTIFKITHELKGSADLALITDASGGYNGLVASSYYGMSLVDSVVGRKHLPLIRKKEILAAGEVLGIGNFFFLDQLDDYYNRNEKPYLEGKNWNIKYVESRLDEILAKGNYDYVFCLVPNEGQHAHHKTASISAIRAVQRFKGDKKPIVLGGQTQNKGTISKFTRLDGYPETAISLTAPIFEFDRTYGFGEDKKHSYMIVADWVKAAHKSQSGDMNQAMHRGDLETFLYFEMNGATRIGEVKDLFEKINNAGFSKK
- a CDS encoding SDR family NAD(P)-dependent oxidoreductase: MDLQLKGKTAFISGSTQGIGFAIAQNLLKEGANVVINGRTQSKVAEAVQRLQENNPSGAVSGLAADFSKVEEVNALLENLPEIDILINNAGIFEPQAFTDITDADWFKFFEVNVLSGVRLSRHYFPKMIAKDWGRIIFISSESAVNIPEEMIHYGMTKTAQLAVSRGLAELTKGTNVTVNSVLPGPTKSEGVAEFVKQLGAANNVSTEQAETDFFKDARPTSLLQRFASVEEIANLVTYVASPLSSGTNGSALKVDGGVAKFII
- a CDS encoding TetR/AcrR family transcriptional regulator, encoding MARTKAFEPIERLERAKDIFWQKGYQATSMQDLVDTMGLNRGSIYDTYGDKHSLFLMCLKSYSDGMLNDYLQATDAAKSPVKAIEKIIKRAAARTIEEGKTCMGVKSAFELASDDEEVHAILKENTGSVVNVLKDLIRKAQKADEINAKRDPAVLANFIVSNFTGFWQLFLVYGDPEMLKQQADFLIRSIKK
- a CDS encoding quinone oxidoreductase family protein, producing MLDTIKETTYKSSSIKISKQGSPSVLTYSKDILDQPGPGEVLLRQAAIGLNFVDTYFRSGMFPVKSFPYVPGVEAAGVIEAIGPWVTDFKVGDRVAYHFIPGAYAEMRMIGTHQLVHVPDDVSLEEAAAIMVKGFTARMLVKESFKVKRGDVVLVHAAAGGVGSLVAGWAKALGATVIGTVGSEGKKQTALDNGADHVFLVGCEGFAKSVLGITDGKGVDVVYDGVGKDTFSESVGIVKKGGKIVLYGSSSGQPEHIDHAALRAKSIAMLTPVLNAYISDYDSLHLFASDTFSALQAGIFGKINITKYPLSEAAQAHSDIESRKTTGSVIMIP
- a CDS encoding sodium:solute symporter family protein, yielding MLAVSILAYLLANLGIGLWASRRISTTQDFVLAGRRLPLILAASATFATWFGSETIMGAPTEFVEHGVLGVIEDPFGASLCLLLVGLFFARRFYKMNIITFCDFFRIRYGRNAELLSALLIIPSYFSWIAAQLLAMGIVLKVVLGWSLITCILGSSVVVILYTIWGGMWSISITDFVQTIMIIVGLAIVATVLYNKVGGFTPLIESAPPGFFKFYPDFTFKASVEYFAAWITIGLGSIPQQDVFQRVMSAKSANVSVKATLSSSLMYLTVALLPLFIGLCGHHLYPESDNDGQLIIPNMILKHMGLPLQIVFFGALVSAILSTTSSAIMAPAAVLGENIFKFFNPTLTDQQLLRIIRCGIVVITGICIVMAVRGDSIFELVAESSAFSLVSLFVPLAAGLYWKATNQLGCILSMLAGLAAWLVCAYMETAYPPLIFGLLASIFGMLTGIVWEKVSTIKTAS